A part of Nesterenkonia lutea genomic DNA contains:
- a CDS encoding Rne/Rng family ribonuclease — protein MAHTETPADDTAGNNDIFNPFSPPPAPKSGPESSSEPAPESSKSPDAPVADPINVLFQAPDLATAQPRTSRRAGKDAESRSDSANRDSADEAQDDARRSGSQNRDSEDRDRQNRDPENRDPEDRDSQDRDPQGSDTEDEDGSGRRSRRKRRRGGRNKNRGSDSDSTESDSDSAEENTGQSSARTTEQNSGEEGSRRGSASKSSKQADASGDAGEPHDADDRESSASDDEGPVIRKRRRRRRGSADLEVESNEDDAHTVTRVRAPREAAEAPASNKVTGLKGSTRLEAKRQRRRSSRDTGRRRQVITEAEFLARRESVDRKMIVRQRGERIQIGVLEDGVLAEHYVSHTTQDSLIGNVYLGKVQNVLPSMEAAFVDIGRGRNAVLYAGEVDWAASRLGGGPRKIENALKSGDSVLVQVTKDPVGHKGARLTSQISLPGRYLVFVPGGSMTGISRKLPDTERARLKKVLKDHMPDNAGVIVRTAAEGASEEELTNDINRLRALWEQIQSQTGDKKVLAPELFYAEPDLTIKVVRDVFNEDFSSMEVQGEETWDNIEAYVTYVAPHLLDRLKQWLPEEHNSDDIFAEHRIDEQLNKALERKVNLPSGGSLVFDRTEAMTVVDVNTGKFTGSGGNLEETVTKNNLEAAEELVRQLRLRDIGGIIVIDFIDMVLEANRDLVLRRMVECLGRDRTKHQVAEVTSLGLVQMTRKRMGTGLLEVFSEDCQHCAGRGVVTQSEPVEHRGAYTSHGEQQNSKPAKKRRKGRSRRDDEPDSQQSTPEVDPQEKEKQEKARQALAQVAAATASKHAEEEEQSSPAESAPQQSRGSRRGRRSASQPAGGTGQATGEHSTAEVLRIGGEEVPLPRAEKNEAADAQPKAEAAEAKQVSLDTLGQALDSREPRTPAKPARRRRRAAGSVQGASGEVQQIAAPEKPTSTSFSSAAAEKPSEKAQPKAPASEPVMLGVGVKAEEIARPE, from the coding sequence ATGGCCCACACCGAGACCCCCGCAGATGACACAGCGGGCAACAACGACATCTTCAACCCCTTCAGCCCTCCTCCAGCGCCGAAGAGCGGACCCGAGTCCTCATCAGAGCCCGCGCCGGAATCCTCGAAGTCTCCGGATGCCCCGGTGGCCGACCCGATCAACGTCTTGTTCCAGGCACCTGATCTGGCCACGGCACAGCCCAGGACGAGTCGCCGCGCCGGCAAGGATGCTGAGTCACGATCAGACTCCGCGAACCGCGACTCCGCTGACGAGGCTCAGGACGACGCCCGCAGGAGCGGCTCGCAGAACCGCGACTCTGAGGACCGTGACCGCCAGAACCGCGACCCTGAGAACCGCGACCCTGAGGACCGTGACTCGCAGGACCGGGACCCGCAGGGCAGCGACACCGAGGATGAAGACGGATCGGGTCGCCGGTCCCGCCGCAAGCGTCGCCGCGGCGGACGGAACAAGAACCGCGGCTCCGACTCCGATTCCACCGAGTCCGACAGTGATTCGGCCGAGGAGAACACCGGGCAGTCCTCTGCGCGGACGACCGAGCAGAACTCCGGCGAGGAGGGCTCCCGCCGCGGGTCCGCCTCCAAGAGCTCCAAGCAGGCCGACGCCTCGGGCGACGCCGGCGAGCCCCATGACGCCGATGACCGCGAGTCCAGCGCCAGCGATGACGAGGGGCCGGTGATACGCAAGCGTCGTCGTCGTCGCCGCGGGTCCGCAGACCTGGAAGTCGAGTCCAACGAGGACGATGCGCACACCGTCACCCGGGTGCGCGCGCCCCGCGAGGCCGCCGAAGCTCCGGCGTCGAACAAGGTCACCGGGCTCAAGGGCTCGACCCGGCTGGAGGCCAAGCGGCAGCGCCGCAGGTCCTCCCGCGACACCGGTCGGCGCCGTCAGGTGATCACCGAGGCGGAGTTCCTCGCGCGCCGGGAATCAGTGGACCGCAAGATGATCGTGCGCCAGCGCGGGGAGCGGATCCAGATCGGTGTGCTCGAAGACGGGGTGCTCGCCGAGCACTATGTCTCGCACACCACGCAGGATTCACTGATCGGCAACGTATACCTGGGCAAGGTCCAGAACGTGCTGCCCTCCATGGAGGCCGCGTTCGTCGACATCGGACGCGGGCGCAACGCTGTGCTCTACGCCGGCGAAGTCGACTGGGCCGCCTCCCGCCTGGGCGGGGGCCCCCGCAAGATCGAGAATGCGCTGAAGTCCGGGGACTCCGTCCTGGTCCAGGTCACCAAGGACCCGGTCGGACACAAGGGTGCCCGACTGACGAGCCAGATCTCGCTTCCGGGCCGCTACCTGGTGTTCGTGCCGGGCGGCTCCATGACCGGGATCTCCCGCAAGCTTCCCGACACCGAGCGCGCGCGGCTGAAGAAGGTCCTCAAGGACCACATGCCCGACAACGCCGGGGTCATCGTGCGCACCGCGGCCGAAGGCGCTTCCGAGGAGGAGCTCACCAATGACATCAACCGTCTGCGGGCGCTCTGGGAGCAGATCCAGAGCCAGACCGGGGACAAGAAGGTGCTCGCACCCGAGCTGTTCTACGCCGAGCCCGATCTGACCATCAAGGTGGTCCGGGACGTCTTCAATGAGGACTTCTCCTCCATGGAGGTTCAGGGGGAGGAGACCTGGGACAACATCGAGGCGTATGTGACCTACGTGGCTCCCCACCTGCTCGACAGGCTGAAGCAGTGGCTGCCCGAAGAGCACAACTCCGATGACATCTTCGCCGAGCACCGCATCGACGAGCAGCTGAACAAGGCGCTCGAGCGGAAGGTGAATCTCCCCTCCGGCGGTTCGCTGGTCTTCGACCGCACCGAGGCGATGACAGTGGTGGACGTCAACACCGGCAAGTTCACCGGCTCCGGCGGCAACCTCGAAGAGACCGTCACGAAGAACAACCTCGAGGCGGCTGAGGAGCTCGTCCGCCAGCTGCGGCTGCGCGACATCGGCGGCATCATCGTGATCGACTTCATCGACATGGTCCTCGAGGCCAACCGTGACCTGGTGCTGCGTCGCATGGTCGAGTGCCTGGGACGTGACCGGACGAAGCATCAGGTCGCCGAGGTCACCTCGCTGGGCCTGGTTCAGATGACCCGCAAACGGATGGGCACAGGGCTGCTGGAGGTCTTCTCTGAGGACTGCCAGCACTGCGCCGGTCGCGGGGTGGTCACCCAGTCAGAGCCCGTGGAGCACCGCGGCGCCTACACCTCCCACGGTGAGCAGCAGAACTCCAAGCCCGCCAAGAAGCGGCGTAAGGGCAGAAGCCGTCGTGACGACGAGCCCGACTCCCAGCAGTCGACCCCCGAGGTGGACCCGCAGGAGAAGGAGAAGCAGGAGAAGGCGCGACAGGCTCTGGCCCAGGTCGCCGCCGCCACAGCGAGCAAGCACGCCGAGGAGGAGGAACAGAGTTCCCCCGCCGAGAGCGCGCCGCAGCAGTCCCGCGGGTCACGCAGGGGTCGACGCAGCGCCAGCCAGCCCGCAGGCGGCACCGGCCAGGCGACCGGCGAGCACTCCACGGCAGAAGTGCTGAGGATCGGTGGCGAAGAGGTGCCGCTGCCTCGCGCTGAGAAGAACGAGGCAGCCGACGCCCAGCCGAAGGCCGAGGCTGCCGAGGCCAAGCAGGTGTCTCTGGACACCCTGGGTCAGGCGCTGGACTCCCGCGAGCCACGCACTCCGGCGAAGCCCGCCAGGCGCCGTCGTCGTGCGGCGGGGTCTGTCCAGGGCGCGTCAGGAGAGGTCCAGCAGATCGCGGCCCCCGAGAAGCCGACGAGCACGTCCTTCTCCTCCGCGGCGGCGGAGAAGCCGAGCGAGAAGGCTCAGCCGAAGGCCCCCGCCAGCGAGCCCGTCATGCTCGGCGTCGGGGTCAAGGCCGAAGAGATCGCACGGCCCGAGTGA
- a CDS encoding lipoate--protein ligase family protein: protein MTYTGRLQVYRQPTSGGAQADLELAVALLQRTRARTGSESAGTSPLLRLYRPEPTVAFGQRDQRLEGFDDAAEACRRSGFTPLVRRAGGRAAAYHRGSLVVDHIEPDADPIRESQARFTAFGELLRDALQEVGIAARLGAIPGEYCPGAHSVHGISLTDPDRRIKLIGTAQRVIGSGWLFSSSIIVEDGASIRRVLSEAYAALGLAWDPLTAGSASELGVEVTVDQVEEAVLDVYRRHWTLEEIGEPSPIAPSVTAPRG from the coding sequence ATGACGTACACGGGCCGGCTCCAGGTCTACCGGCAGCCCACCAGCGGTGGTGCTCAGGCGGATCTGGAGCTGGCCGTTGCGCTGTTGCAGCGGACCCGGGCCCGGACCGGCTCAGAATCCGCAGGGACATCGCCGCTGCTCAGGCTCTATCGTCCTGAACCCACTGTGGCGTTCGGCCAGCGCGACCAGCGGCTGGAAGGGTTCGACGACGCGGCGGAGGCGTGCCGCCGCTCGGGGTTCACCCCGCTGGTGCGCCGCGCCGGGGGTCGCGCGGCGGCCTATCACCGGGGATCCCTGGTCGTCGACCACATCGAACCGGACGCCGACCCGATCCGTGAGTCCCAGGCGCGCTTCACGGCCTTCGGGGAGCTTCTGCGGGACGCGCTGCAGGAGGTGGGCATCGCTGCGCGACTGGGGGCGATCCCGGGGGAGTACTGCCCGGGCGCGCACTCGGTGCACGGCATCTCACTGACGGACCCCGATCGACGGATCAAGCTCATCGGCACCGCACAGCGCGTGATCGGCTCCGGATGGCTGTTCTCCTCCTCGATCATCGTGGAGGACGGAGCCTCGATTCGTCGGGTGCTCTCCGAGGCGTACGCGGCGCTCGGGCTTGCCTGGGATCCGCTGACCGCGGGTTCGGCGAGCGAGCTCGGCGTCGAGGTCACGGTGGACCAGGTCGAAGAGGCCGTGCTCGATGTCTACCGCCGACATTGGACGCTGGAAGAGATCGGCGAACCTTCGCCGATCGCTCCCAGCGTCACTGCCCCGCGCGGCTGA
- a CDS encoding vitamin K epoxide reductase family protein: MAVHPADQRTQPRIASPRGVGVWLLLTAAVGAVASMLLMRERIELWRDTDYTTACDINPWVSCGLVMDSWQASTFGFPNIFLGVVGFPLAMLVAVTILGRVQLPRWYWLGLQAGVTFALAFCIWLWSQAVYSIGVLCPYCMVVWAAVIPMFVVVTAGNIANGAIPAGPGLRRISADWWWVIIVLIYLVVAASIIVAFPNAFIG; the protein is encoded by the coding sequence ATGGCCGTTCACCCCGCAGATCAGCGCACCCAGCCCCGCATCGCTTCACCTCGAGGCGTCGGGGTGTGGCTGCTGCTGACCGCGGCGGTCGGCGCGGTGGCCAGCATGCTGCTGATGCGCGAACGCATCGAGCTCTGGCGCGACACCGACTACACCACGGCATGTGACATCAATCCCTGGGTCTCCTGCGGTCTGGTGATGGACTCCTGGCAGGCCTCCACCTTCGGCTTTCCGAACATCTTCCTCGGGGTGGTGGGCTTCCCGCTGGCCATGCTCGTGGCGGTGACCATCCTGGGACGGGTGCAGCTGCCCCGCTGGTACTGGTTGGGACTTCAGGCGGGAGTGACCTTCGCCCTGGCGTTCTGCATCTGGCTGTGGTCCCAGGCCGTGTACTCCATCGGGGTCCTGTGCCCGTACTGCATGGTCGTGTGGGCCGCCGTGATTCCGATGTTCGTCGTCGTCACCGCCGGCAACATCGCCAACGGCGCGATTCCTGCAGGTCCGGGCCTGCGGAGGATCTCTGCCGACTGGTGGTGGGTCATCATCGTGCTGATCTATCTGGTGGTGGCAGCCAGCATCATCGTGGCGTTCCCGAACGCCTTCATCGGCTGA
- the nrdF gene encoding class 1b ribonucleoside-diphosphate reductase subunit beta, which yields MTPSKALLEHVEAINWNRLEDEKDSEVWNRLVNNFWLPEKIPLSNDVQSWATLTQEEKTLTMRVFTGLTLLDTIQGTVGAVALIPHALTQHEEAVMTNISFMESVHAKSYSQIFSTLCSTKEIDEAFRWSRENANLQRKAQIVMDYYHGDDGLKKRVASTILESFLFYSGFYLPMHWSSRAKLTNTADIIRLIIRDEAVHGYYIGYKYQRALERETPERQQELKDYTYELMYELYENELQYTHDLYDGVGLSEDVKKFLHYNANKALMNLGYEAMFPKEISDVNPAILSALSPNADENHDFFSGSGSSYVIGKAEETEDDDWDF from the coding sequence TTGACACCATCTAAAGCGCTCCTCGAGCACGTCGAGGCGATCAACTGGAACCGCCTCGAGGACGAGAAGGACAGCGAGGTCTGGAACCGGCTGGTCAACAACTTCTGGCTGCCGGAGAAGATCCCGCTCTCCAACGACGTCCAGTCCTGGGCAACGCTGACCCAGGAGGAGAAGACCCTCACCATGCGGGTCTTCACCGGACTGACGCTGCTGGACACCATCCAGGGAACCGTCGGCGCCGTCGCGCTGATCCCCCATGCGCTGACCCAGCATGAGGAGGCGGTGATGACCAACATCTCCTTCATGGAGTCGGTCCACGCCAAGTCCTACTCGCAGATCTTCTCCACCCTGTGTTCCACCAAGGAGATCGACGAGGCCTTCCGCTGGTCCAGGGAGAACGCGAACCTGCAGCGCAAGGCGCAGATCGTCATGGACTACTACCACGGTGATGACGGACTCAAGAAGCGGGTGGCCTCCACCATCCTGGAGTCCTTCCTCTTCTACTCCGGGTTCTACCTGCCGATGCACTGGTCCTCGCGTGCGAAGCTGACCAACACCGCCGACATCATCCGGCTGATCATCCGGGACGAGGCCGTGCACGGCTACTACATCGGCTACAAGTACCAGCGCGCCCTGGAGCGCGAGACTCCGGAGCGCCAGCAGGAGCTCAAGGACTACACCTACGAGCTGATGTACGAGCTCTACGAGAACGAGCTGCAGTACACCCACGACCTCTACGACGGGGTGGGTCTCAGCGAGGACGTCAAGAAGTTCCTGCACTACAACGCCAACAAGGCCCTGATGAACCTGGGCTACGAGGCGATGTTCCCCAAAGAGATCAGCGACGTGAACCCGGCGATCCTCTCCGCGCTGAGCCCCAACGCCGATGAGAATCACGACTTCTTCTCCGGCTCAGGCTCCTCCTACGTGATCGGCAAGGCCGAGGAGACCGAGGACGACGACTGGGACTTCTGA
- a CDS encoding MBL fold metallo-hydrolase: MSTSFENLVTSGTFSLDGGTWEVDNNVWIIGDENEVIVIDPAHDTDAVVGAVGERAVSAILLTHGHDDHISQALEVQKRIGGRIHLNPEDHMLWDAVHEGTVPDVEVSDGDVFTVGDVQLIAIHTPGHSPGSTCFYASSLAGPDGAVQPVLFSGDTLFSGGPGATGRSFSSFETIIESIRTRLFQELPTETLVNTGHGPSTTIGAEAPHLQEWIDRGE, from the coding sequence ATGAGCACCAGCTTTGAGAACCTTGTCACCTCCGGAACGTTCTCCCTCGACGGCGGCACCTGGGAGGTGGACAACAACGTCTGGATCATCGGTGACGAGAACGAGGTCATCGTGATCGACCCCGCCCATGACACCGACGCGGTGGTGGGCGCCGTGGGCGAACGAGCCGTCAGCGCCATCCTGCTCACCCATGGACATGATGATCACATCAGCCAGGCGCTTGAGGTGCAGAAGCGGATCGGTGGACGGATCCACCTGAACCCTGAGGATCACATGCTCTGGGACGCGGTCCATGAGGGCACTGTTCCGGATGTGGAGGTCAGCGACGGCGACGTCTTCACAGTGGGCGACGTGCAGCTGATCGCGATCCATACTCCCGGGCACTCCCCCGGCTCCACGTGCTTCTACGCGTCCTCCCTCGCGGGGCCCGACGGCGCGGTCCAGCCGGTGCTGTTCTCCGGGGACACGCTCTTCTCCGGTGGTCCAGGAGCGACGGGACGATCCTTCTCGAGCTTTGAGACGATCATCGAATCGATCAGGACGCGGTTGTTCCAGGAGCTTCCCACGGAGACCCTGGTGAACACCGGGCACGGCCCATCGACCACGATCGGCGCGGAGGCGCCCCACCTGCAGGAGTGGATCGACCGCGGAGAATGA
- a CDS encoding S-(hydroxymethyl)mycothiol dehydrogenase, which yields MSQTVNAVVVKEKNGPAVLEQIIVPDPGVGEVVVDVLTCGVCQTDQHYQQGEVGDNFPYLLGHEATGRVSLIGEGVTSVKVGDTVILNWRAVCGECRACRKGQPQYCFDTHNAEQKMTLTDGTELEAALGIGAFAEKTLVAAGQCTVVQDLPAESNAAVGLLGCGIMAGIGAAINTGEVKRGESVAVIGVGGVGTAAVLGAKLAGATTIIAVDLDERKLAKAAELGATHTVNPGEADVVERIRELTGGFGADLVIDAVGRPETYRQAFYARDLAGRVVLVGVPDPSHTLELPLADVFGRGGSLKSSWYGDCLPSRDFPMLVSHYRSGNLDLDAFVTERVALDQVQEAFETMNRGEVLRSVVELQSPTTN from the coding sequence ATGTCCCAGACCGTGAACGCCGTCGTCGTCAAAGAGAAGAACGGCCCTGCCGTTCTCGAGCAGATCATCGTGCCGGATCCCGGCGTCGGCGAGGTCGTCGTCGATGTGCTGACCTGTGGCGTGTGCCAGACGGACCAGCACTACCAGCAGGGCGAGGTGGGCGACAACTTCCCCTATCTTCTGGGCCATGAGGCCACTGGTCGCGTCTCGCTGATCGGGGAGGGTGTCACCAGCGTCAAGGTCGGAGACACCGTCATCCTGAACTGGCGCGCCGTCTGCGGCGAATGCCGGGCGTGTCGCAAGGGCCAGCCGCAGTACTGCTTCGACACCCACAATGCCGAGCAGAAGATGACGCTCACCGACGGCACCGAGCTCGAGGCGGCGCTGGGAATCGGCGCCTTCGCCGAGAAGACCCTGGTGGCGGCCGGACAGTGCACCGTCGTCCAGGACCTCCCCGCAGAGTCCAACGCCGCCGTCGGACTGCTGGGCTGCGGCATCATGGCCGGCATCGGCGCTGCGATCAATACCGGTGAGGTCAAGCGCGGCGAGTCCGTCGCGGTCATCGGCGTCGGAGGTGTCGGCACCGCCGCCGTGCTCGGCGCGAAGCTGGCCGGCGCGACCACCATCATCGCGGTGGACCTGGATGAGCGGAAGCTCGCCAAGGCCGCAGAGCTGGGCGCAACCCACACGGTGAACCCCGGCGAGGCCGATGTCGTGGAACGCATCCGTGAACTCACCGGCGGCTTCGGTGCCGACCTGGTGATCGACGCAGTGGGTCGCCCCGAGACCTATCGGCAGGCCTTCTACGCGCGGGACCTCGCGGGTCGAGTGGTCCTGGTGGGTGTGCCCGATCCCTCGCACACCCTCGAGCTGCCCCTGGCCGATGTGTTCGGACGCGGCGGATCGCTGAAGTCCTCGTGGTACGGCGACTGCCTGCCCTCGCGGGACTTCCCGATGCTGGTCAGCCACTACCGCAGCGGAAATCTCGACCTGGACGCGTTCGTCACCGAACGTGTGGCACTGGACCAGGTCCAGGAGGCGTTCGAGACCATGAACCGCGGCGAAGTGCTGCGCTCCGTGGTCGAGCTTCAGTCCCCCACGACGAATTGA